The following nucleotide sequence is from Treponema pectinovorum.
AAGTCTTGTATGCATATTTTTTAATCTGCGATGCAAACTTCTTATTACCTTGCACATGGAAAATTAGACGAGTATTTTTTTGTAGCCTTAAACACAAACAGATTGCAACGCTCACACTCGCCGTGTTGAGATTTATGAGCAAATTCGGTATTCTTTTTTTTGTTATGAAAGAACTTGAATTAAAATACGGATGCAATCCAAATCAAAAGCCAGCAAGGGTTTTTGTTGATGAAGGCGATCTTCCAATCACTGTTTTGAACGGTAGACCTGGTTATATAAATTTGCTGGATGCTTTAAACGGCTGGCAACTTGTAAAAGAGTTAAAAGAAGCAACCGGACTTCCTGCTGCAACTTCTTTCAAACATGTTTCTCCTGCAGGAGCAGCTGTCGGAAAACCTTTGAGCGACACTTTAAAACAGATTTATTTTACAGATTCTGTTGAACTTTCTGCTCTTGCCTGTGCTTATGCGCGTGCCAGAGGTGCTGATAGAATGTCATCTTTTGGCGATTTTATTTCGTTGAGCGACGAATGCGATGAAGCAACCGCACTTTTAATAAAAAAAGAAGTTTCGGATGGAGTAATCGCTCCGTCATATTCTCCAAAAGCTCTGGAAATTCTAAAGGAAAAAAAGAACGGTTCTTACTGCGTTATCCAAATTGATTCGGCTTATGTTCCGCTTGCTACAGAAGTAAAACAGGTTTTTGGAGTAAAATTTGAACAAGGACACAATTTTTTAAAGATTGACGAAACCTGTCTTTCTAACATAGTTACAAAAAATAAAAATCTTAGTGAAGACGATAAACAGAATCTTATAATTGCCCTTATAACTTTAAAATATACTCAGTCAAATTCTGTTTGCTATGTAAAAGATGGGCAAGCTATAGGGATTGGAGCCGGTCAGCAGAGTAGAGTTCACTGTACTCGTCTGGCAGGGCAAAAAGCGGATAACTGGTGGCTGCGTCACTCTCCGAGAGTTTTGAATTTGCAGTTTGTTGACGGCATAAAACGTGCAGATCGCGACAATGCAATCGATGTTTATATTGGAGAAGAATACGAAGATGTGCTTGCAGATGGCGTATGGCAAAATCTTTTTAAAGTAAAACCTGCTGTCTTTACACGCGAAGAAAAAAAGGCTTGGCTTGCAAAAAATTCTGGTGTTGCACTGGGCTCGGATGCATTCTTTCCATTTGGAGACAATATTGAGCGAGCACGAAAATCTGGAGTAACAGTTATTGCCGAGCCGGGTGGTTCTGTTCGCGACGATCAGGTTATACAAACTGCCGACAAATACAACATGGTCATGTGCTTTAACGGCATAAG
It contains:
- a CDS encoding phosphoribosylaminoimidazolecarboxamide formyltransferase — encoded protein: MKELELKYGCNPNQKPARVFVDEGDLPITVLNGRPGYINLLDALNGWQLVKELKEATGLPAATSFKHVSPAGAAVGKPLSDTLKQIYFTDSVELSALACAYARARGADRMSSFGDFISLSDECDEATALLIKKEVSDGVIAPSYSPKALEILKEKKNGSYCVIQIDSAYVPLATEVKQVFGVKFEQGHNFLKIDETCLSNIVTKNKNLSEDDKQNLIIALITLKYTQSNSVCYVKDGQAIGIGAGQQSRVHCTRLAGQKADNWWLRHSPRVLNLQFVDGIKRADRDNAIDVYIGEEYEDVLADGVWQNLFKVKPAVFTREEKKAWLAKNSGVALGSDAFFPFGDNIERARKSGVTVIAEPGGSVRDDQVIQTADKYNMVMCFNGIRLFHH